A DNA window from Candidatus Eisenbacteria bacterium contains the following coding sequences:
- a CDS encoding formylglycine-generating enzyme family protein: protein MGSPSSEPGRDSDETQHQVTLTRSFYVSQYEVTQSEWESVMGWNESDFRGSSRPVERVTWYDAVSYCNKRSQAEGLTPAYTITGASYSGNHIVSATVSWNQSAAGYRLLTEAEWEYACRAGTQTAFCNGGITNIYCDPVDPNLNQVGWYCGNAGSTTHDVGGKSPNGWGLYDIHGNVWEWCWDWYGSYGGTVTDPTGPGSGSDRVERGGSWNYVARNCRSANRYGSTPDNRCYDLGFRLARNVP, encoded by the coding sequence ATGGGGAGTCCGTCTTCGGAGCCGGGCCGGGATTCGGACGAGACGCAGCATCAGGTGACGCTGACGCGCTCGTTCTATGTTTCGCAGTACGAGGTGACGCAGTCGGAGTGGGAGTCGGTGATGGGTTGGAACGAGTCGGATTTTCGGGGTTCGAGTCGTCCGGTGGAGAGGGTGACTTGGTACGATGCGGTGTCGTATTGCAACAAGCGTTCGCAGGCGGAGGGACTCACGCCTGCCTATACGATTACGGGGGCGAGTTATTCGGGGAATCACATCGTATCTGCGACGGTGAGTTGGAACCAGTCGGCGGCTGGGTATCGTTTGCTGACGGAGGCGGAGTGGGAGTATGCGTGCCGGGCGGGGACCCAGACGGCGTTTTGCAACGGGGGGATCACGAATATCTATTGTGACCCTGTCGATCCGAACCTGAATCAGGTGGGTTGGTACTGCGGGAACGCGGGGAGCACGACGCACGATGTGGGGGGGAAGAGTCCGAACGGGTGGGGGCTGTACGACATACACGGGAACGTGTGGGAGTGGTGTTGGGACTGGTACGGATCGTATGGCGGTACGGTGACGGACCCGACGGGTCCCGGCTCCGGCTCCGACCGCGTGGAACGGGGTGGCAGCTGGAACTACGTCGCCCGGAACTGCCGCTCCGCGAATCGGTACGGCAGCACGCCGGACAACCGCTGCTACGACCTCGGTTTTCGTCTCGCGAGGAACGTTCCATGA
- a CDS encoding PEGA domain-containing protein: TRGETPARVGSIRLERAEGLLNVKTVPPEASVRIGTETFSSPVSRTVPEGKYVVRALLDGYEADAETVFVADRGRADLTIEMRETPEHAAARIERELRERAESIRSSKSRGKKVWTTLGVLGAAGGIAAGVVMQSQADESYDAYLKAVSPDDIDAEYSDYESKQKLSQAGYAAGGVFAAFTLYQILRGVPSVDEILSDLKREQGLSSVFERDADGTLRVGMRFPFGGERHARAE; encoded by the coding sequence ACCCGAGGGGAGACTCCCGCGCGGGTCGGGAGCATCCGTCTCGAGCGGGCGGAAGGGCTCCTGAACGTGAAGACGGTTCCGCCGGAGGCCTCCGTGCGGATCGGGACGGAGACCTTCTCCTCTCCGGTCTCGCGGACCGTCCCGGAGGGGAAGTACGTGGTGCGCGCTCTCCTCGACGGATATGAGGCGGACGCGGAGACCGTGTTCGTCGCCGACCGCGGCCGCGCGGATCTCACGATCGAGATGCGGGAGACGCCGGAGCACGCGGCGGCGCGCATCGAGCGGGAGCTTCGCGAGAGGGCCGAGTCGATCCGCTCGTCGAAGTCGAGAGGGAAGAAGGTCTGGACCACGCTCGGAGTTCTCGGCGCCGCGGGCGGGATCGCGGCCGGGGTTGTGATGCAGTCGCAGGCGGACGAGAGCTACGACGCGTACTTGAAGGCGGTGAGTCCGGACGACATCGACGCCGAGTACTCCGACTACGAGAGCAAGCAGAAGCTGAGCCAAGCGGGGTACGCCGCGGGGGGTGTCTTCGCCGCGTTCACACTCTACCAGATCCTTCGCGGGGTCCCGAGCGTGGACGAGATCCTGAGCGATCTCAAGAGGGAACAGGGGCTGAGCAGTGTGTTCGAGCGGGATGCGGACGGGACGCTCCGCGTGGGGATGCGGTTCCCGTTCGGAGGCGAGCGTCATGCGCGCGCGGAGTGA